The following are encoded together in the Planctobacterium marinum genome:
- the flgH gene encoding flagellar basal body L-ring protein FlgH: MNKLIVKFSVVSSLLLLTACQSTVKVDPRPNDPFFAPVVPEMPVEQVSNDGSIFNAMHANSLYSDAKGRRIGDIITVILRENTSATKSASTSMERDSQIDFDPIVGPGGRNLNLGFGGDFQLDLGAGNDFEGDASANQSNNLTGNISVTVVQVMPNNNLIIRGEKWLTLNNGDEYIRLTGIVRPADINPANEVLSSKIANARIQYSGTGSFSEVQQQGWLGKFFASTWWPF, encoded by the coding sequence ATGAACAAGCTAATCGTAAAATTCTCAGTTGTTTCTTCTCTATTACTGCTAACTGCATGTCAGTCAACAGTTAAGGTGGATCCTCGTCCGAATGATCCATTTTTTGCACCTGTGGTACCGGAAATGCCCGTTGAGCAAGTATCTAATGATGGTTCAATTTTCAATGCCATGCATGCCAATAGTCTTTATTCGGATGCTAAAGGACGCAGAATCGGGGATATCATTACCGTAATTTTACGTGAAAATACATCCGCAACGAAATCCGCCAGCACTAGTATGGAACGGGATAGCCAAATAGATTTTGATCCTATTGTGGGCCCCGGTGGTCGGAACCTTAACTTGGGTTTTGGCGGTGATTTTCAATTAGATCTTGGAGCAGGTAATGATTTCGAAGGGGATGCCTCTGCTAATCAGAGTAACAACCTGACGGGTAATATCTCCGTTACGGTTGTACAGGTAATGCCAAACAACAACCTGATTATTCGCGGCGAAAAATGGTTAACGTTGAACAATGGCGATGAGTACATTCGTCTAACCGGTATTGTTCGCCCCGCTGATATTAATCCGGCTAATGAAGTACTTTCCTCTAAAATAGCCAATGCCCGTATTCAGTACAGTGGTACAGGTAGCTTCTCTGAAGTGCAACAACAAGGTTGGCTTGGCAAGTTCTTTGCATCAACCTGGTGGCCCTTTTAA
- the flgG gene encoding flagellar basal-body rod protein FlgG → MHPALWISKTGLDAAQTDVSVISNNLANASTVGFKKDRAIFEDLLYQNINQPGGRSSADTELPSGLMVGAGSKVVATQKAHTQGNMLTTENSLDMSIQGRGFFEILQPDGSIAYTRNGQFTLDDTGQIVTPGAGFQLQPAITVPEDAQQITISQDGEVSVQVRGQAAPTIIGQLNISDFVNATGLQPIGQNLYVETAASGAPIQGVPGLDGLGTIQQGSLETSNVNVTEELVNLIESQRLYEMNSKVISAVDQMLGQVIQQL, encoded by the coding sequence ATGCACCCGGCATTATGGATTAGTAAAACAGGACTCGATGCAGCACAAACCGATGTGTCTGTTATTTCTAATAATCTGGCTAACGCCAGCACGGTTGGATTTAAAAAAGATCGGGCGATATTTGAAGATCTGCTATACCAGAATATCAACCAACCCGGCGGTCGTTCATCTGCAGATACCGAGTTACCTTCGGGTTTGATGGTGGGCGCGGGTAGTAAAGTGGTGGCAACGCAAAAGGCTCATACTCAGGGTAATATGTTAACCACTGAAAACTCCCTTGATATGTCAATTCAGGGCCGTGGCTTTTTCGAGATATTGCAACCAGATGGCTCTATCGCTTATACCCGAAATGGCCAGTTTACCTTGGATGATACCGGACAAATCGTAACCCCGGGAGCGGGCTTTCAGTTACAACCGGCTATTACCGTCCCTGAAGATGCGCAGCAGATTACGATTTCACAAGACGGTGAGGTTTCCGTTCAGGTGCGAGGTCAGGCGGCCCCAACCATTATCGGACAGCTTAATATTTCGGATTTTGTCAATGCAACCGGTTTGCAGCCAATTGGTCAGAACTTGTATGTGGAAACTGCTGCCAGTGGTGCACCCATACAAGGAGTGCCTGGGCTAGATGGTTTGGGTACGATTCAACAAGGCTCGCTTGAAACCTCAAATGTAAATGTCACAGAAGAGCTGGTAAACCTGATTGAAAGCCAACGTTTATATGAAATGAATTCCAAGGTTATTTCTGCGGTGGATCAGATGCTTGGCCAGGTAATCCAACAACTTTAA
- the flgF gene encoding flagellar basal-body rod protein FlgF has translation MDKMLYIAASGASQDLLASAVRANNLANAQTTGFKAMMAQARAMPAFGDGLPTRVFAMTESPANRYDAGAMVQTNRDLDIAVEGDGWFAVVDKNGGEAYSRNGSLQMGTNGELLDTRGNQIVGEAGPIFLPIPLSNVSVAQDGTISVRPQGAPANVLEPVGRIKLVKPDLENLQRSQDGLFRLPDGEQADQDLTVGIRTGFLEASNVNPIEEMMGIIQAQRHYEMQVKFMKKAEEIDQRGTRLLMIM, from the coding sequence ATGGATAAAATGCTTTATATTGCCGCTTCAGGTGCCTCACAGGACCTGTTAGCTAGTGCGGTCCGGGCCAATAACCTGGCAAATGCTCAAACTACAGGTTTCAAAGCGATGATGGCGCAAGCCCGAGCTATGCCGGCTTTCGGCGATGGTTTGCCGACACGTGTATTTGCCATGACAGAAAGTCCTGCTAACCGCTACGACGCGGGCGCGATGGTGCAAACGAATCGTGACCTGGATATCGCAGTTGAGGGCGATGGTTGGTTTGCCGTTGTGGACAAAAATGGTGGTGAAGCCTATTCCCGTAACGGTAGTTTACAGATGGGTACCAATGGTGAATTGCTGGATACCCGTGGTAATCAAATTGTTGGTGAGGCTGGTCCAATTTTCTTGCCCATCCCACTGTCGAATGTAAGCGTTGCTCAGGATGGCACTATCTCTGTCAGACCCCAAGGCGCACCCGCCAATGTGCTTGAGCCTGTTGGCAGAATCAAATTGGTTAAACCCGATCTTGAAAACCTGCAACGCAGTCAGGATGGCTTATTTCGATTACCTGATGGTGAGCAAGCTGACCAGGATTTGACTGTAGGTATTCGCACCGGATTTTTGGAAGCCAGTAATGTTAATCCTATCGAAGAAATGATGGGCATTATCCAGGCACAGCGTCATTACGAAATGCAGGTCAAGTTTATGAAAAAGGCGGAAGAAATTGATCAACGTGGTACCCGTCTGTTGATGATCATGTAA
- the flgE gene encoding flagellar hook protein FlgE, whose product MSFNIALSGVAAAQKDLDTTANNIANVNTVGFKESRAEFGDVFASSLLGGGRTKVGDGVVTQEVAQQFSQGSLQFTNTALDLAITGNGFFVTVPDISSQDFTYTRAGQFKLNEDNFVVNSQGDNLLGFPVNSDGTSSSIALSTAEPVQIPDSSGNPSPTSEVDLRMNLPAGDPALDPDDFNPNDTTTYNASTSITVYDSLGESHIQTFYFIKDANATSNEWLVVTSVDGEFYDYTNPDGTVPADPTIPNDGPVGGVDQNYVGFGQTLTGPGGATGTTGVWATRLVFDSSGDFTAVQAADGSSLPTGTAGDILLPTTVPLSGLTSGADTNQTLAINFNLDTNGIGDNEPTQFASSFEVTSLEQDGLPVGRLTGIDIGPDGLVRATFSNGTSEPISRIALARFSNEQGLTQNGNASWKESILSGEALAGEATTGTFGDINSSALEQSNVNLTTELIDMIIAQRNFQANSRALEINNALNQTILGIR is encoded by the coding sequence ATGTCATTTAATATAGCCCTGAGTGGTGTCGCTGCCGCTCAAAAAGACCTGGATACCACGGCAAACAACATTGCCAATGTTAACACCGTGGGATTCAAAGAATCACGCGCCGAATTTGGCGATGTCTTTGCATCGTCCTTACTCGGTGGTGGCCGAACCAAAGTCGGTGACGGTGTGGTCACCCAGGAAGTGGCGCAGCAGTTTAGCCAAGGGAGCTTGCAGTTCACTAATACTGCGCTGGATTTGGCCATTACCGGTAACGGCTTTTTTGTAACCGTTCCGGATATCTCTTCGCAGGATTTTACTTATACCCGAGCTGGTCAGTTTAAGTTGAATGAAGATAACTTTGTGGTAAACTCCCAGGGCGACAACCTGCTGGGTTTCCCGGTAAATAGTGATGGTACGTCATCATCCATCGCGCTAAGTACAGCTGAACCAGTGCAGATTCCAGACTCCTCCGGGAACCCTTCACCGACATCGGAAGTAGATTTACGAATGAATTTACCGGCTGGAGATCCAGCACTAGATCCAGATGACTTTAATCCTAATGACACCACAACTTATAATGCCTCCACGTCGATTACGGTGTATGACTCCTTGGGCGAATCACACATTCAAACTTTTTATTTTATTAAAGATGCTAACGCGACTAGCAATGAGTGGTTAGTTGTAACTTCAGTCGACGGTGAGTTTTACGATTACACCAACCCGGATGGCACAGTGCCTGCGGATCCCACCATTCCCAATGATGGTCCGGTAGGGGGAGTTGACCAAAATTATGTGGGCTTTGGACAGACGTTAACTGGCCCAGGCGGAGCGACGGGAACTACAGGCGTTTGGGCAACCAGGCTAGTATTCGACTCGAGTGGTGATTTTACGGCAGTCCAAGCCGCTGATGGCTCTTCACTGCCGACTGGAACCGCAGGTGATATCTTATTACCCACTACGGTACCGCTATCTGGATTGACTTCAGGAGCTGACACTAACCAGACTCTTGCTATTAATTTTAACCTTGACACCAACGGTATTGGTGATAACGAGCCCACGCAGTTTGCGTCCTCTTTTGAAGTGACCTCACTGGAGCAGGATGGTTTGCCTGTTGGCCGTTTAACAGGTATCGATATTGGCCCGGACGGTCTGGTTAGAGCCACCTTCTCCAACGGTACATCAGAGCCAATTAGTCGTATTGCTTTGGCGCGCTTTTCTAACGAACAGGGTTTAACCCAAAATGGTAATGCCTCCTGGAAAGAGAGTATTTTGTCCGGTGAAGCGCTAGCGGGTGAGGCCACTACAGGGACCTTTGGTGATATCAACTCCTCAGCCTTGGAACAATCCAATGTAAACCTCACAACTGAGCTGATTGATATGATCATCGCGCAGCGAAACTTCCAGGCCAACTCCAGAGCATTGGAAATCAACAACGCCCTGAATCAGACAATCTTGGGTATCCGATAA
- a CDS encoding FlgD immunoglobulin-like domain containing protein, which translates to MDAIGSKLLNDQLYWQEEGVPIADPNANSQLTQEDFFSLLTEQLAMQDPTKPVDNDQMVAQMTSFTMADSLSQLNDKFDEFASSMNSNQALQATSLIGQTVLTQSSVGSTWQDGAVSGAIIADAPVEDLKIQILNEYGEVVREIDGGNHDAGAISFGWDGTDADGNHMPRGKYRVEATGTVDGLNTGLNVQINAQVTGTAVAAQNVQDMKIIIEDDIGQVLRTINVGSQQAGNIEFGWDGTDDAGNILPPGSYNIKIEGEVNGQTESIPFGINRRVESVSLAGAGNSGVVLNLAGDESIRLTDIINVG; encoded by the coding sequence ATGGACGCAATAGGTAGTAAATTACTAAACGATCAGCTGTATTGGCAGGAAGAAGGGGTGCCGATTGCTGATCCTAACGCCAATTCTCAGCTGACCCAGGAGGATTTCTTCTCCCTGCTCACCGAACAGTTAGCAATGCAGGACCCCACTAAGCCGGTGGATAACGACCAGATGGTAGCTCAGATGACCAGCTTTACCATGGCCGACAGCTTGTCGCAGCTAAACGACAAGTTTGATGAATTTGCCTCTTCAATGAACTCTAACCAGGCTCTGCAGGCCACGAGTTTAATCGGACAAACAGTGTTAACGCAATCCAGTGTCGGCAGTACGTGGCAGGATGGTGCCGTCAGTGGTGCCATTATAGCTGACGCACCTGTTGAAGACCTGAAAATTCAGATCCTCAATGAATATGGCGAAGTGGTACGGGAAATTGACGGTGGTAATCACGATGCCGGGGCTATCTCTTTTGGTTGGGATGGTACCGACGCCGACGGAAATCATATGCCACGGGGCAAATACCGCGTTGAAGCGACCGGGACTGTTGATGGACTCAATACGGGGCTTAATGTGCAGATAAACGCCCAGGTGACCGGGACTGCGGTAGCTGCACAAAATGTGCAAGACATGAAAATCATCATCGAAGATGACATCGGCCAGGTGCTGCGTACTATCAATGTAGGTAGCCAGCAAGCCGGAAATATTGAATTTGGTTGGGACGGAACTGACGATGCTGGCAACATTTTGCCCCCGGGTTCTTACAACATCAAAATCGAAGGGGAAGTCAACGGACAAACAGAATCCATTCCCTTTGGTATTAATCGCAGAGTCGAAAGCGTCAGCCTGGCGGGAGCTGGTAATTCTGGCGTGGTATTAAATTTGGCGGGTGATGAAAGTATCCGCTTAACAGACATAATAAATGTAGGCTAA
- the flgC gene encoding flagellar basal body rod protein FlgC, which yields MSLFNVMDIASSGMHAEGVRLNTTASNVANANSVSSSYGETYKARHAVFAAEMKNATDAQAPLGTKVNVLGVVESQKPLQVEYSPNHPMANEDGYIFKPNVNVVEAMADMLSASKAYEANVQVADTTKRIFRRVMMLGQGR from the coding sequence ATGAGTTTGTTTAATGTAATGGACATTGCGTCGTCGGGCATGCATGCCGAAGGCGTAAGGTTGAATACCACCGCCAGTAACGTGGCCAATGCCAACAGTGTTAGCTCTTCCTACGGTGAAACCTATAAAGCGCGGCATGCAGTTTTTGCCGCAGAAATGAAAAATGCCACGGATGCCCAGGCACCGCTGGGCACCAAGGTTAATGTGTTGGGAGTCGTGGAAAGCCAAAAACCCTTGCAGGTGGAATATTCCCCCAATCACCCCATGGCCAATGAAGATGGCTACATCTTTAAGCCTAATGTGAATGTAGTGGAAGCCATGGCAGATATGCTCTCGGCTTCAAAAGCCTACGAGGCGAATGTGCAGGTGGCTGATACCACCAAGCGAATTTTCCGCCGTGTGATGATGCTAGGCCAGGGTCGATAG
- the flgB gene encoding flagellar basal body rod protein FlgB — protein sequence MAISLDKLTALHHRAVSVRQDRMELIAGNLANQNTPGYKARDINFQEAMKSASYEQRMHLNRTSTGHIEGQMQSDRLVTFRVPTQPDTGDGNTVEAQMEKNAFLDNGLRYQASLQFLDGKFKGMKKALTGGQQ from the coding sequence ATGGCTATCAGTTTAGACAAATTAACCGCTTTGCATCATCGAGCTGTCTCAGTAAGGCAGGATCGAATGGAACTTATTGCCGGTAACCTGGCAAACCAAAATACACCCGGTTATAAAGCAAGAGACATCAATTTTCAGGAGGCGATGAAAAGTGCCTCTTATGAACAGCGTATGCATCTCAATCGCACCTCAACCGGACATATTGAAGGACAAATGCAAAGCGACCGACTCGTCACATTTCGGGTTCCAACACAACCGGATACCGGTGATGGCAACACAGTAGAAGCACAAATGGAGAAGAATGCGTTTCTGGATAACGGATTGCGTTACCAGGCAAGTCTTCAGTTTTTAGACGGTAAATTTAAAGGCATGAAAAAGGCACTGACCGGAGGGCAGCAATAA
- a CDS encoding CheR family methyltransferase has translation MVNKTLSEDDYTLFSEFLERCCGIVLGPNKQYLVRSRLAPLMRKYDEPSLSQVVNDVINGRNRGLRDDAIDAMTTNETLWFRDRYPFELLVKELFPKFAETRQPVKIWCAAASSGQEPYSIAMAAAEYQKLNSRFPGVQIIGTDLSTEMLQKCKIATYDSLSLSRGLSEERKRQFFDDTPEGNKRIKPEIARMVTFKQLNLLDSYANLGRFDMVFCRNVLIYFAPEVKSAILQKIASVLNKDGILFLGASESMAGLSSDFNMIRCNPGLYYTRK, from the coding sequence GTGGTAAATAAAACATTAAGCGAAGACGACTACACACTGTTCAGTGAGTTTCTGGAGCGATGCTGCGGTATCGTTTTGGGACCGAACAAGCAATATTTGGTGAGAAGTCGTTTAGCGCCTTTGATGCGAAAATATGACGAGCCATCGCTTAGTCAGGTGGTTAATGATGTTATCAATGGCAGAAACCGCGGTTTGAGAGACGACGCAATCGATGCCATGACCACCAACGAAACACTGTGGTTTCGAGACAGGTATCCTTTTGAGCTGTTAGTTAAAGAGTTGTTCCCAAAGTTTGCAGAAACTCGACAGCCGGTAAAAATCTGGTGTGCTGCAGCATCATCAGGTCAGGAGCCCTATTCTATAGCGATGGCTGCGGCTGAATATCAAAAGCTGAATAGCCGATTTCCCGGGGTGCAAATCATTGGTACCGACCTGTCCACGGAAATGCTGCAAAAATGCAAAATTGCTACCTATGATTCATTGTCCTTATCCAGGGGGCTATCTGAGGAGCGTAAACGACAATTTTTCGACGATACGCCAGAGGGAAACAAACGTATCAAGCCGGAAATTGCGCGTATGGTTACCTTCAAACAACTCAATTTACTAGACAGCTACGCCAATCTGGGGCGCTTTGATATGGTATTCTGTCGCAATGTGTTGATCTATTTTGCACCGGAAGTAAAAAGCGCCATACTGCAAAAAATTGCCTCTGTGTTAAATAAAGACGGCATTTTGTTCTTAGGCGCGTCAGAATCTATGGCGGGCTTATCCTCTGATTTTAATATGATTCGGTGTAATCCGGGCCTGTATTACACTCGGAAATAG
- a CDS encoding chemotaxis protein CheV → MAGILDSVNQRTQLVGQNRLELLLFKLNNRQRYGINVFKVREVLQCPPLTSMPKLNKLVRGVAHIRGQTISVIDMSMATGGRKIEDIKNAFIVIAEYNRSVQGFLVGSVERIININWEAILPPPEGAGKASYLTAVTEVDGELIEILDVEKILNEIAPAREVVREDMAEELAKHDASLDDKIIFIADDSSVARSQVKKALSSLGLEIEAAKDGREALERLKEIASETGDVTDKVGVIVSDIEMPEMDGYTLTAEIKSTPELAKLHVVLHTSLSGVFNQAMVKKVGADDFIAKFHPDELATAVKKWLDKSAEN, encoded by the coding sequence ATGGCGGGAATTTTAGATTCTGTTAACCAACGAACTCAGCTGGTGGGGCAAAACCGCCTTGAGCTATTACTGTTCAAACTCAATAATCGCCAACGCTACGGAATTAACGTATTTAAAGTGCGTGAGGTTTTACAGTGCCCGCCCTTAACTTCAATGCCTAAGTTGAATAAGCTGGTTCGTGGTGTTGCCCATATTCGCGGCCAAACTATCTCGGTTATCGATATGAGTATGGCCACAGGTGGACGTAAGATTGAAGATATCAAAAATGCCTTTATTGTCATCGCGGAATACAACCGCTCTGTACAAGGTTTTTTAGTGGGTTCGGTGGAGCGCATTATTAATATCAATTGGGAAGCAATCTTGCCACCACCTGAGGGGGCGGGTAAGGCCAGTTATCTTACTGCTGTGACAGAAGTTGATGGCGAATTAATAGAAATTCTGGATGTTGAAAAAATCCTCAATGAAATCGCGCCAGCCCGTGAAGTTGTACGCGAAGACATGGCTGAAGAGTTAGCCAAGCACGATGCCAGTCTGGATGACAAAATCATTTTCATCGCGGATGATTCATCAGTAGCAAGAAGCCAGGTTAAAAAGGCCTTGTCTTCATTAGGTCTGGAAATTGAAGCCGCCAAAGATGGTCGCGAAGCGCTTGAAAGGCTGAAAGAAATTGCGTCGGAAACCGGTGATGTAACCGACAAGGTTGGTGTTATAGTTAGTGACATTGAAATGCCTGAGATGGACGGCTACACCTTAACAGCAGAAATCAAGAGCACCCCTGAATTGGCTAAATTACATGTGGTGCTGCATACCTCATTGAGTGGTGTATTCAATCAGGCGATGGTTAAAAAGGTAGGGGCGGATGACTTTATTGCGAAGTTCCATCCAGATGAACTAGCTACTGCGGTAAAGAAATGGCTGGATAAGTCAGCGGAAAATTAA
- the flgA gene encoding flagellar basal body P-ring formation chaperone FlgA, producing the protein MKNFANLKKTLKLSLIGWFITTNIAAAQEKDLMRNLVEETAEIFVYQNAEVDNINDVQISVRNIDERINIPACPVDLQASSSTQSLRQSNVTVRVSCPSNGWFHYLSVSVTEMQEVVVLADTVSPGTLLTENNVTIEKVDKRRIRGGTFADIKEVIGARLKRRSRDGTTVSPNMLCFVCKGDAIVITAKLSGLEIKTSGVALQDGNIGDTISVQNRRSKKQLEAQVANVNEVRVQI; encoded by the coding sequence ATGAAAAATTTCGCCAACCTCAAGAAAACCTTAAAACTTTCCTTAATTGGTTGGTTTATAACAACCAATATAGCGGCTGCGCAAGAAAAAGATTTAATGCGTAATCTTGTGGAAGAGACCGCAGAGATATTTGTTTACCAAAATGCCGAAGTAGACAATATCAACGATGTGCAAATTTCCGTCCGGAATATTGATGAGCGAATCAACATTCCCGCCTGTCCTGTGGATTTGCAAGCCAGCAGTAGTACACAATCTTTGCGTCAATCCAACGTAACGGTAAGAGTGAGTTGCCCGAGCAATGGCTGGTTCCATTATCTGAGTGTCAGTGTAACGGAAATGCAAGAAGTGGTTGTGCTGGCAGACACGGTATCACCCGGCACCTTGTTAACTGAAAACAATGTCACGATAGAAAAGGTAGACAAAAGACGTATAAGAGGTGGCACGTTTGCCGATATAAAAGAGGTAATTGGCGCGCGGCTAAAGCGGCGTTCTCGTGATGGCACCACCGTCTCTCCGAATATGTTATGCTTTGTTTGTAAAGGCGACGCCATTGTAATTACGGCTAAGCTAAGTGGATTAGAAATAAAAACCAGTGGTGTAGCGCTGCAAGACGGCAATATTGGTGATACGATTTCCGTACAAAACAGACGCTCCAAAAAACAGCTGGAAGCACAAGTCGCAAATGTGAATGAGGTGCGGGTCCAGATTTAG
- the flgM gene encoding flagellar biosynthesis anti-sigma factor FlgM — protein MAINNVNGTGQKPQLESQRLNQQQAQQGQSANTAQQAQTAAAAPRQDSVSLTQSAQQLANVQKKASDAPVNQDKVDKLKAAIQNGSYKIDAEQLASKISKAETELFGLSKG, from the coding sequence ATGGCTATTAACAATGTAAACGGCACAGGTCAGAAGCCGCAGTTGGAGAGTCAACGACTCAATCAACAGCAGGCTCAACAAGGCCAAAGTGCAAATACAGCACAGCAAGCTCAAACCGCTGCTGCTGCCCCTCGCCAGGATTCCGTTTCGCTGACCCAGTCAGCACAACAACTGGCGAATGTGCAGAAAAAAGCAAGTGACGCTCCGGTGAATCAAGATAAAGTTGATAAACTGAAAGCGGCGATTCAGAACGGCTCTTATAAGATTGATGCTGAGCAACTGGCATCCAAAATCTCAAAAGCGGAAACTGAACTGTTTGGCTTATCCAAAGGTTAA
- the flgN gene encoding flagellar export chaperone FlgN → MSDLTAALEQQLTLLKALEANLQRELELVVARDAESLLTLVDEKSGLLEQLAENDASLQKLRAPESELSEEQLTLAHQGKELLQKCQHQTEVNAAAVEKNQIRLQRLRNVMLAVRNKESLTYTNKGKTQGGMLGSGVKA, encoded by the coding sequence ATGTCAGATTTGACTGCAGCTTTAGAACAACAACTGACGCTACTTAAGGCGTTGGAAGCTAATCTCCAAAGAGAACTGGAGTTAGTAGTTGCTCGCGATGCTGAAAGTCTTCTGACATTGGTTGACGAAAAATCTGGTTTACTAGAGCAGTTAGCAGAAAATGATGCGTCTCTGCAAAAGTTGAGAGCGCCTGAGAGCGAGCTTTCAGAAGAACAACTGACGTTGGCTCATCAAGGTAAGGAGCTGTTGCAGAAGTGTCAGCACCAGACTGAAGTTAACGCTGCGGCAGTAGAAAAGAACCAAATAAGACTACAGCGCCTTCGCAACGTAATGCTGGCGGTGCGAAACAAAGAATCTCTCACATACACCAACAAGGGTAAAACACAGGGCGGTATGTTAGGCTCTGGTGTCAAAGCCTGA
- a CDS encoding LPP20 family lipoprotein, whose protein sequence is MKTNFNSKVDKLLVVGFVTLGLSGCKSLEAMYYSDKQVEWEYVQPEQHPVLTAVGYAPISAQMGNTDSAKMLMAIKASKLDAYKELAEQVYGQRIDTQQSLANLVLKDNDLKASVEGVIRGAQVVKTYPVGEDVYATELSLDFQKVYDIYLSTARPRKIKEITYY, encoded by the coding sequence ATGAAGACAAATTTCAATTCCAAGGTAGACAAATTGCTTGTCGTTGGATTCGTGACACTTGGGCTTTCTGGGTGTAAATCACTAGAAGCAATGTACTACAGTGATAAACAGGTCGAGTGGGAGTATGTTCAGCCGGAGCAACATCCTGTGTTGACTGCGGTAGGTTATGCCCCAATTAGCGCACAAATGGGTAATACTGACTCTGCTAAAATGTTGATGGCGATAAAGGCATCAAAATTAGATGCCTACAAAGAATTGGCTGAGCAGGTTTATGGACAACGAATTGATACCCAACAGTCATTGGCTAACTTAGTGTTAAAGGATAATGATTTGAAGGCCTCCGTGGAAGGTGTGATCAGGGGAGCTCAAGTAGTAAAAACCTATCCGGTAGGTGAGGATGTTTATGCAACCGAATTGAGTCTTGATTTTCAAAAGGTGTATGATATTTACCTCTCTACTGCACGCCCAAGAAAAATAAAAGAAATAACCTATTACTGA
- a CDS encoding flagella assembly protein FlgT, with translation MFRLIFTLLTLLSVASLHTHAAWFEASGQAVIHNNNKELARQQATHEAIRQALLFAGASVRSVQEMTDGLLQDEHLEIRASGEVASVELISEHYYDDFVEVAIRADIFPQRDQCSASDYKKNIVTSKIHVSAYRQAAIGGLNSIDGPLANAIKESFEVYSQRAMISKIEPYTFFPQPQDLKTQSMLLAEQTSAQYVLIGDIVELSLDEEPKTYLDVAKFWDEKHPGRNLSIRFMLLDGTKGDILFDKTYHRSAIWQFDKHQRVHATSKEFWGSQFGKATQEMLRELTSEIDELIACMPTYGRIIGIHNNSLSVNIGSKQGVKKGDELAVFQMRHFFSPNGLSQTQYSIHPSRVVVTEAFFNSAQLRVVDGTPLANIQPNDFVVRR, from the coding sequence ATGTTCAGACTGATTTTTACATTGTTGACACTACTCAGTGTAGCGAGTCTGCATACACATGCAGCCTGGTTTGAGGCCAGTGGTCAAGCGGTAATACACAACAACAATAAAGAGTTGGCTAGGCAACAAGCAACTCATGAAGCTATTCGACAAGCCCTATTGTTTGCTGGGGCTTCGGTTCGCAGTGTTCAGGAGATGACTGATGGACTATTGCAAGACGAACATCTTGAAATAAGGGCTTCAGGCGAAGTAGCAAGTGTCGAATTGATATCTGAGCATTACTACGATGATTTTGTAGAAGTCGCTATCAGAGCGGATATCTTTCCCCAAAGAGATCAGTGTAGCGCTTCTGACTATAAGAAAAATATTGTCACCAGTAAGATCCATGTCAGCGCCTACCGCCAAGCAGCCATAGGTGGCCTTAATTCCATTGATGGCCCATTGGCTAACGCCATAAAGGAAAGCTTTGAAGTCTACTCCCAGAGGGCCATGATCAGTAAAATAGAGCCCTACACTTTCTTTCCTCAGCCTCAAGATCTCAAAACGCAATCAATGTTACTGGCTGAACAAACTAGTGCGCAATACGTATTGATAGGCGACATCGTGGAATTGAGCTTAGATGAAGAACCCAAGACCTATCTGGATGTAGCAAAGTTTTGGGATGAGAAGCACCCTGGTAGAAATCTATCGATTCGTTTTATGTTATTGGACGGCACCAAAGGAGATATTCTTTTTGACAAGACCTATCATCGCTCGGCGATTTGGCAATTTGATAAACACCAGAGAGTACATGCTACAAGTAAAGAGTTTTGGGGATCGCAATTCGGCAAAGCTACCCAAGAAATGTTACGAGAATTAACCTCTGAAATTGATGAACTCATCGCCTGCATGCCAACCTATGGCAGAATAATTGGCATTCACAATAACAGCCTGTCTGTGAACATTGGTAGTAAACAAGGTGTAAAAAAGGGTGACGAATTAGCGGTTTTTCAAATGCGTCATTTTTTCTCACCTAATGGCTTATCCCAAACGCAATACAGTATTCATCCGTCAAGGGTAGTGGTGACCGAAGCCTTCTTTAACTCAGCACAACTAAGAGTGGTAGATGGCACGCCACTGGCGAATATTCAACCAAACGATTTTGTGGTGCGCCGCTAA